One region of Thermus filiformis genomic DNA includes:
- a CDS encoding CRISPR-associated endonuclease Cas3'': protein MVEKAALTLWAKSDPYRSLLAHMLDTAAVALALLEREPERTRRLYAEDWKDWGLDEEEALRFVAFLVGLHDLGKAVPVFQGAWLEGAERVRSVGLTWEGLKDKEDWVAHGVFTELLVQEALRAKGLPRRAARHLAQGLGAHHGFPAEEEEKRRAGNQLGLEAPLWKEARAFLVEALWEALGRPFSRGGAAPGDKEVPPQAVLRVMALASFADWIASDPGFYAQLPDPPSLEEARREAHRALDALGWRVPRLPLKGFQELFPFKPNPLQEAVPELLQGVEEPVLLLVEAPMGTGKTEAALYAFLLLKEGLGHRGLYAALPTQATASGLFPRVRDFLERLKAGVLLDLQLQHGSALLNPQYQELREKARPGQVYEEGGPEEAGVAASAWFSARKRAMLSPHGVGTLDQALLGVLKVKHHFVRLWGLMNRVVILDEVHAYDTYTSSLLKALLLWLRALGSSVVLMTATLPPSKRKELLEAWGVEDVPDTVWADNPYPRVAAFAGGRLLGARSLPKEIRRVRLERAPLDPSSLAGVLRQALPGCLGAVVNTVDRAQELYRALGEGEALTLEALLDHLGPGPDEGPWRALWEERERKGKAVVGKRLPDGTLVFLLHARFPAEERALREGVILSLFGKHGPRPEKAILVATQVVEQSLDLDFDLLYSDLAPVDLLFQRLGRLWRHPRGRKGYPRLLLGGLEGPESWKGLYWSLVYEEYVLLSTWLALKDREALNVPEDIEPLLEEVYERPPEAFPEELRKRAEESHRRLEGADSKDKKSAENLALSQLDRLLPGSGTADLVAESRVDDDEEKENTQLLLTRQGLPSVAVVPLYPGEEGYFLDPEGKQPARLKGDLSDEEVLALWSRAVRLSRRPIPETLLKEDPPPAWRKNGLLRGLRPLEVGRVFPRGRGGLRVELDPELGVVYREG, encoded by the coding sequence AGGCTCTACGCGGAGGACTGGAAGGACTGGGGCCTGGACGAGGAGGAGGCCCTGCGCTTCGTCGCCTTCCTGGTGGGCCTGCACGACCTGGGCAAGGCGGTGCCCGTCTTCCAAGGGGCCTGGCTCGAGGGGGCAGAGCGGGTAAGGAGCGTCGGCCTCACCTGGGAGGGGCTTAAGGACAAGGAGGACTGGGTGGCCCACGGGGTCTTCACCGAGCTCCTGGTGCAGGAGGCCCTCCGGGCGAAGGGCCTTCCCCGGCGGGCGGCCCGCCACCTGGCCCAGGGGCTGGGGGCCCACCACGGGTTTCCCGCCGAGGAGGAGGAAAAGCGCCGAGCCGGAAACCAGCTGGGCCTCGAGGCCCCCCTCTGGAAGGAGGCCCGGGCCTTCCTGGTAGAGGCCCTCTGGGAGGCCTTGGGAAGGCCCTTTTCCCGGGGAGGCGCGGCTCCTGGGGACAAGGAAGTCCCTCCCCAGGCGGTGCTCCGGGTGATGGCCCTGGCCTCCTTCGCCGACTGGATCGCCTCCGACCCCGGCTTTTACGCCCAGCTTCCCGACCCCCCCTCCCTGGAGGAGGCCAGAAGGGAGGCCCACCGGGCCCTGGATGCCCTCGGCTGGCGGGTGCCCCGCCTTCCCCTGAAGGGCTTCCAGGAGCTTTTCCCCTTCAAGCCCAACCCCCTGCAGGAGGCCGTCCCCGAGCTCTTGCAAGGGGTAGAGGAGCCCGTTCTCCTCCTGGTGGAGGCCCCCATGGGCACGGGCAAGACGGAGGCCGCCCTGTACGCCTTCCTCCTCCTCAAGGAAGGGCTGGGCCACCGGGGCCTCTACGCCGCCCTTCCCACCCAGGCTACGGCGAGCGGCCTCTTCCCCCGGGTGCGGGACTTCCTGGAGAGGCTTAAGGCCGGGGTCCTTCTGGACCTCCAGCTCCAGCACGGCTCCGCCCTCCTCAACCCCCAGTACCAGGAGCTCCGGGAGAAGGCCCGGCCCGGGCAGGTCTACGAGGAGGGGGGACCCGAGGAGGCGGGGGTGGCGGCCTCGGCCTGGTTCTCCGCCAGGAAGCGGGCCATGCTCTCCCCCCACGGGGTGGGCACCCTGGACCAGGCCCTTCTGGGGGTCCTGAAGGTGAAGCACCACTTTGTGCGCCTCTGGGGGCTGATGAACCGGGTGGTGATCCTGGACGAGGTGCACGCTTACGACACCTACACCTCGAGCCTCCTTAAGGCCCTCCTCCTTTGGCTCCGGGCCCTGGGGTCCAGCGTGGTCCTGATGACGGCCACCCTGCCCCCCAGCAAGCGGAAGGAGCTCCTGGAGGCCTGGGGGGTGGAGGATGTTCCCGATACGGTGTGGGCGGATAACCCTTATCCCCGGGTGGCGGCCTTCGCGGGGGGAAGGCTTCTGGGGGCGCGTTCCCTGCCCAAGGAGATCCGGCGGGTCCGCCTGGAGCGGGCCCCCCTGGACCCCTCCTCCCTGGCCGGGGTCCTGCGCCAGGCCCTGCCCGGGTGCCTGGGGGCGGTGGTGAACACCGTGGACCGGGCCCAGGAGCTCTACCGAGCCCTGGGGGAGGGGGAGGCCCTGACCCTGGAGGCGCTCTTGGACCACCTGGGCCCCGGGCCGGATGAGGGGCCCTGGCGGGCGCTTTGGGAGGAGCGGGAGAGGAAGGGGAAGGCGGTGGTGGGGAAGCGGCTTCCGGACGGCACCCTGGTCTTCCTCCTCCACGCCCGCTTCCCCGCCGAGGAGCGGGCCCTGCGGGAGGGGGTGATCCTGTCCCTTTTCGGCAAGCACGGGCCCAGGCCGGAAAAGGCCATCCTGGTGGCCACCCAGGTGGTGGAGCAGAGCTTGGACCTGGACTTTGACCTCCTCTACAGCGACCTGGCCCCCGTGGACCTCCTCTTCCAGCGCCTGGGCCGGCTCTGGCGGCACCCCCGGGGCCGGAAGGGGTACCCCCGCCTCCTCCTGGGGGGCCTCGAGGGGCCGGAGTCCTGGAAGGGGCTTTACTGGAGCCTGGTCTACGAGGAGTACGTCCTCCTCTCCACCTGGCTTGCCCTGAAGGACCGGGAGGCCCTGAACGTTCCGGAGGACATCGAGCCCCTCCTGGAGGAGGTCTACGAAAGGCCCCCCGAGGCCTTCCCTGAGGAGCTTCGCAAAAGGGCCGAGGAAAGCCACCGGAGGCTTGAGGGTGCCGACTCTAAGGACAAGAAGAGCGCAGAGAATCTGGCCCTTTCCCAGCTGGACCGCCTCCTTCCCGGGTCGGGCACGGCAGACCTGGTGGCCGAATCCCGTGTGGACGACGACGAGGAAAAGGAAAACACCCAGCTCCTCCTTACCCGGCAGGGCCTGCCGAGCGTGGCCGTGGTGCCCCTTTACCCTGGGGAAGAGGGATACTTTCTGGACCCCGAGGGGAAACAGCCCGCGAGACTCAAAGGGGACCTCTCGGATGAGGAGGTGCTGGCCCTTTGGAGCCGGGCGGTGCGGCTCTCCCGCCGCCCCATCCCCGAGACCCTCCTGAAGGAGGACCCCCCGCCCGCCTGGCGGAAAAACGGCCTCCTCCGGGGCCTCCGCCCCCTCGAGGTGGGGCGGGTTTTCCCCCGGGGGCGCGGTGGGCTTCGGGTGGAGCTGGACCCGGAGCTTGGGGTGGTTTATCGTGAGGGGTAG
- the casA gene encoding type I-E CRISPR-associated protein Cse1/CasA, with translation MAKFNLLEEPWIPVLQEGGVEEVGLREALLRPDLGPIETPSPLEEAALYRLLLAVLHRALEGPKDLDQALDWLEEGLPEDRLEAYLDRYHDRFYLFHEEAPFLQVADLPDKDPLPWTKLLPERASGNNPTLFDHSTDQDPPPLAYPEAARALLVHQAFTTGGLLRRLGVTSAKGGPLAGAAAFVAVGRTLRETLLLNLAPYEPQGDQALWERPPLRTADLEGYRTAWPLSGVARVYVWPARGVRLLDEGGGVRRMAYGPGVRPEEVAFRDPMVAYRQTQGRFLPLRLSVERSFWRDLGALLPGAGGSWPAVLEHAGALEREGGGLLPTRARLRVLGQVADQAKILDVRREVYPLPPALLTPGGLSDLDFALKRAEKAGEGLRGLAYRLARDVLGDKDPEELRRFARSLPLEPLYWHGLDLAFPSFLDRLDGGEARAFWKEALARAVREAWEATRLFVGTEGRHLKALAQGERALGGILKEVLA, from the coding sequence TTGGCCAAGTTCAACCTGCTGGAGGAGCCCTGGATCCCTGTCCTTCAGGAAGGGGGGGTGGAGGAGGTGGGCCTGCGGGAGGCCCTGCTCCGCCCCGACCTGGGGCCCATAGAAACGCCCTCGCCCCTCGAGGAGGCCGCCCTGTACCGCCTCCTCCTCGCCGTCCTCCACCGGGCCCTAGAGGGCCCCAAGGACCTGGACCAGGCCCTGGACTGGCTGGAGGAGGGCCTCCCCGAGGACCGGCTCGAGGCCTACCTGGACCGCTACCACGACCGCTTCTACCTCTTCCACGAGGAGGCCCCCTTCCTGCAGGTCGCCGACCTGCCGGACAAGGACCCCCTGCCCTGGACCAAGCTCCTCCCCGAGCGGGCGAGCGGGAACAACCCCACCCTCTTTGACCACAGCACCGACCAGGACCCCCCGCCCCTCGCCTACCCGGAGGCGGCCCGGGCCCTTTTGGTCCACCAGGCCTTCACCACAGGGGGGCTCCTCCGGCGCCTGGGGGTCACCTCGGCCAAAGGGGGCCCCCTGGCGGGGGCGGCGGCCTTCGTGGCGGTGGGGAGGACCCTTCGGGAAACCCTCCTCCTCAACCTGGCCCCCTACGAGCCCCAGGGGGACCAGGCCCTCTGGGAGAGGCCCCCCTTGAGGACGGCCGACCTCGAGGGCTACCGCACCGCCTGGCCCCTCTCGGGGGTGGCCCGGGTCTACGTCTGGCCCGCCCGGGGGGTGCGGCTTCTGGACGAGGGGGGCGGGGTGCGCCGCATGGCCTACGGGCCCGGGGTGCGGCCCGAGGAGGTGGCCTTCCGCGACCCCATGGTGGCCTACCGCCAGACGCAAGGGAGGTTCCTCCCCCTGCGCCTGAGCGTGGAAAGGAGCTTCTGGCGCGACCTGGGCGCCCTCCTTCCCGGGGCGGGGGGGAGCTGGCCCGCCGTCTTGGAGCACGCGGGCGCCTTGGAACGGGAAGGGGGCGGGTTGCTCCCCACAAGGGCCCGTCTTCGGGTCCTGGGCCAGGTGGCCGACCAGGCCAAGATCCTGGACGTCCGCCGGGAGGTCTACCCCCTGCCCCCTGCCCTCCTGACCCCTGGGGGGCTCAGCGATCTGGACTTCGCCCTAAAAAGGGCGGAGAAGGCGGGGGAGGGGCTCAGGGGCCTGGCCTACCGGCTCGCCCGGGACGTGCTGGGGGATAAAGACCCCGAGGAGCTCAGGAGGTTCGCCCGCTCCCTCCCTCTGGAGCCCCTCTACTGGCACGGGCTGGACCTGGCCTTTCCCAGCTTCCTGGATCGCCTTGATGGAGGCGAAGCCCGGGCCTTCTGGAAGGAGGCCCTGGCCCGGGCGGTGCGGGAGGCCTGGGAGGCCACCCGGCTCTTCGTGGGCACCGAAGGGCGGCACCTCAAGGCCCTGGCCCAGGGGGAGCGGGCGCTCGGAGGCATCCTGAAGGAGGTGCTGGCGTGA
- the casB gene encoding type I-E CRISPR-associated protein Cse2/CasB, producing the protein MKGEEFIRRLEDLKAKKAWTRARAVLRRSLAFPPGAYPPAMPYVEPYVGKAEGWRREAYYLVAALYALKDGAHRPDRTLARALREEGRGRDSASLERRFLALLDADRDQVASRLRRAVALVEGGLDFGRLLDDLRFWFDPNRRVQARWAREFYGLEAEADLSEEKQEEVEG; encoded by the coding sequence GTGAAGGGAGAGGAGTTTATACGTCGGCTCGAGGACCTGAAGGCCAAGAAGGCCTGGACCCGGGCCCGGGCGGTTTTGCGCCGGAGCCTGGCCTTCCCCCCCGGGGCCTACCCCCCGGCCATGCCCTACGTGGAGCCCTACGTGGGGAAGGCGGAGGGCTGGCGGCGGGAGGCCTACTACCTGGTGGCCGCCCTCTACGCCCTGAAGGACGGGGCGCACCGGCCGGACCGCACCCTGGCCCGGGCCCTGAGGGAGGAGGGAAGAGGGCGCGACTCGGCCAGCCTGGAAAGGCGGTTCCTGGCCCTTCTGGACGCGGACCGGGACCAGGTGGCCTCGAGGCTCCGGCGGGCGGTGGCCCTGGTGGAGGGGGGGCTGGACTTCGGCCGGCTCCTGGACGACCTGCGCTTCTGGTTTGACCCCAACCGGCGGGTCCAGGCCCGCTGGGCGAGGGAGTTCTACGGCTTAGAGGCGGAAGCAGACCTTTCGGAGGAGAAGCAAGAGGAGGTGGAAGGATGA
- the cas7e gene encoding type I-E CRISPR-associated protein Cas7/Cse4/CasC, translating into MKLLEIHVIQTVAPSNLNRDDTGSPKDALFGGYRRARISSQAQKRAVRLAFRDWPLLSQEELAVRTKRLLEALGDRLQDLPDGGGRAVENALNALGLGVKEGKTEYLLFLGHRELDRLAGIIRENLEALSGEVKGKKEAKVPEEVKKALERVLDGGKAVDLALFGRMLADRPELGVDAAAQVAHALSTHKVDREFDFYTAVDDLNPKEDTGAGMMGDVEFYSATLYRYAVVNLDLLKGNLQGDKDLALRGALAFLEAFPLTLPSGKQNSFAAHNPPLFVAFRAGEGMPRNLATAFEDPVYPKDGKPLSALSVERLVAEWKKFDEAYGPLRPEWKGAVNLTGVELGDLVGLPNLSALKAKAEEALRALLEV; encoded by the coding sequence ATGAAGCTTTTGGAGATTCACGTGATCCAGACCGTGGCCCCCAGCAACCTGAACCGGGACGACACGGGAAGCCCCAAGGACGCCCTCTTCGGGGGGTACCGCCGGGCCCGCATCTCCAGCCAGGCCCAGAAGCGGGCGGTGCGCCTGGCCTTCCGGGACTGGCCCCTGCTTTCCCAAGAGGAGCTGGCCGTGCGCACCAAGCGCCTGCTGGAGGCCCTGGGCGACCGGCTTCAGGACCTTCCGGATGGGGGCGGCCGGGCGGTGGAGAACGCCCTGAACGCCCTGGGCCTGGGGGTCAAGGAGGGGAAGACGGAGTACCTCCTCTTCCTGGGCCACCGGGAGCTGGACCGGCTGGCTGGGATCATCCGGGAGAACCTCGAGGCCCTCTCCGGGGAGGTCAAGGGGAAGAAGGAGGCCAAGGTGCCCGAGGAGGTGAAGAAGGCCCTGGAGCGGGTGCTGGACGGGGGCAAGGCGGTGGACCTGGCCCTCTTCGGCCGGATGCTGGCCGACCGGCCCGAGCTGGGGGTGGACGCGGCGGCCCAGGTGGCCCACGCCCTCTCCACCCACAAGGTGGACCGGGAGTTTGACTTCTACACGGCGGTGGACGACCTGAACCCCAAGGAGGACACGGGCGCCGGGATGATGGGGGACGTGGAGTTCTACTCCGCCACCCTCTACCGCTACGCGGTGGTGAACCTGGACCTCCTGAAGGGGAACCTCCAGGGGGACAAGGACCTCGCCCTCAGGGGAGCCCTGGCCTTCCTCGAGGCCTTCCCCCTCACCCTCCCCTCGGGCAAGCAGAACAGCTTCGCCGCCCACAACCCGCCCCTCTTCGTGGCCTTCCGGGCGGGGGAGGGGATGCCCCGCAACCTGGCCACGGCCTTTGAGGACCCGGTCTACCCCAAGGACGGGAAGCCCCTCTCGGCCCTTTCCGTGGAGAGGCTCGTGGCGGAGTGGAAGAAGTTTGACGAGGCCTACGGCCCCCTCCGCCCCGAGTGGAAAGGGGCGGTGAACCTCACAGGGGTGGAGCTGGGGGACCTGGTGGGCCTTCCCAACCTCTCCGCCCTCAAGGCGAAGGCGGAGGAGGCCCTGAGGGCGCTTTTGGAGGTGTAG
- the cas5e gene encoding type I-E CRISPR-associated protein Cas5/CasD, with the protein MPTLLLRLQGPMQSWGTRSRFDHRDTWPYPTKSGVLGLLAAALGRDREEDVSDLARLRMGVRVDRKGVLKVDYQTAQEVLTADLRGRGNVQSWRYYLSDAAFLVGLEGERSLLEEAHRALLNPRYALYLGRKGYAPSPPPYLEDGLREEGLEAALRSYPYLLPKEPKEDLLLALEAPPGEGRLVYDQPLAPFARRRFGARYVREEVLPKGEVKVRVGEQAGA; encoded by the coding sequence GTGCCCACCCTCCTCCTCAGGCTCCAAGGCCCCATGCAGTCTTGGGGTACACGGAGCCGGTTTGACCACCGGGACACCTGGCCCTACCCCACCAAGAGCGGGGTCCTGGGCCTTCTGGCCGCCGCCTTGGGCCGGGACCGGGAGGAGGACGTCTCCGACCTGGCCCGCCTGCGGATGGGGGTGCGGGTGGACCGGAAGGGGGTCTTGAAGGTGGACTACCAGACGGCCCAGGAGGTCCTCACCGCCGACCTCAGGGGCCGGGGGAACGTGCAGAGCTGGCGCTACTACCTTTCGGACGCGGCCTTTCTGGTGGGCCTCGAGGGGGAGCGGTCCCTCCTGGAGGAGGCCCACCGGGCCCTCCTCAACCCCCGCTACGCCCTCTACCTGGGCCGGAAGGGGTACGCGCCGAGCCCGCCCCCCTACCTGGAGGACGGCCTGCGGGAGGAGGGGCTGGAGGCGGCCCTCCGCTCCTACCCCTACCTACTCCCGAAGGAGCCGAAGGAGGACCTTCTTCTGGCCCTGGAGGCCCCGCCGGGGGAGGGGCGGCTGGTCTACGACCAGCCCCTGGCCCCCTTCGCAAGGAGGCGCTTCGGGGCCCGGTACGTGCGGGAGGAGGTCCTGCCCAAGGGGGAGGTGAAGGTCCGTGTGGGTGAGCAAGCTGGTGCTTGA
- the cas6e gene encoding type I-E CRISPR-associated protein Cas6/Cse3/CasE → MWVSKLVLDPRSRAARRDLANPYEMHRTLSRAVSQALAEGSERLLFRLEPTPAHERPVVLVQTLSLPDWGVLEAGYAEVHPPKPFRPALRPGQVLAFRLRANPAKRARETGKRVALKTREEKLAWLSRRLEEGGFLLLKGEILQDVFLEVPKAGHRVQVQAVLFEGLLEVREPEKALKTLRQGVGPGKALGLGLLSVKRA, encoded by the coding sequence GTGTGGGTGAGCAAGCTGGTGCTTGACCCCCGTTCCCGGGCGGCCCGGCGCGACCTGGCGAACCCCTACGAGATGCACCGCACCCTCAGCCGGGCGGTCTCCCAGGCGCTTGCGGAAGGAAGCGAGCGGCTCCTTTTCCGCCTCGAGCCCACCCCTGCCCACGAGCGGCCGGTGGTCCTGGTCCAGACCCTGAGCCTTCCCGACTGGGGGGTCCTCGAGGCCGGTTACGCCGAGGTCCACCCGCCCAAGCCCTTCCGGCCGGCCCTGCGGCCGGGCCAGGTCCTCGCCTTCCGCCTCCGGGCCAACCCCGCCAAGCGGGCCCGGGAGACGGGGAAACGGGTGGCCCTGAAGACCCGGGAGGAGAAGCTGGCCTGGCTTTCCAGGCGGCTGGAGGAAGGGGGGTTTCTTCTACTCAAGGGGGAAATCCTCCAGGACGTCTTCCTGGAGGTGCCCAAGGCGGGGCACCGGGTCCAGGTCCAGGCCGTCCTGTTTGAGGGCCTCCTGGAGGTGAGGGAGCCGGAAAAGGCCCTAAAGACCCTGAGGCAAGGGGTCGGCCCCGGGAAGGCCCTGGGGCTCGGCCTCCTTTCGGTGAAACGCGCCTGA
- a CDS encoding DUF2939 domain-containing protein: MKKTRLALLVLVPLLLLGAYVWASPYLFLRSLQSAVLAGDQARLERLVDFPRVRQGLKAELHAGLLKQVGEEANPFAGLAYLFAAGLLDAFVDALLTPEGLASLGTGQEPGQAPKEAVRDWRLAYQGFRLAYIYPKDDPNSRLYLERQGLWGWRVVRLQVPLE; the protein is encoded by the coding sequence ATGAAAAAGACAAGGCTCGCCCTTTTGGTTCTCGTCCCCCTGCTCCTTTTGGGGGCCTACGTCTGGGCCTCGCCCTACCTCTTCCTGCGCTCCCTCCAAAGCGCGGTGCTCGCGGGGGACCAGGCCCGCCTCGAGCGCCTGGTGGACTTCCCCCGGGTGCGCCAGGGGCTGAAGGCTGAGCTCCACGCCGGCCTCTTGAAGCAGGTTGGGGAAGAGGCCAACCCCTTTGCCGGCCTCGCCTACCTCTTCGCGGCGGGGCTTCTGGACGCCTTCGTGGATGCCCTCCTCACCCCCGAGGGGCTCGCCTCCCTGGGCACCGGCCAGGAGCCCGGACAAGCCCCCAAGGAGGCGGTACGGGACTGGCGGCTCGCCTACCAGGGCTTCCGCCTGGCCTACATCTACCCCAAGGACGACCCTAATAGCCGCCTCTACCTGGAGCGGCAGGGGCTTTGGGGCTGGAGGGTGGTCCGGCTCCAGGTGCCCCTGGAGTGA
- a CDS encoding peroxiredoxin, protein MLSRKPLTPGDPAPLLQARDSYGNFVDLRGSWVVLWFYPKAQSPGCTAQAKRYSELYPEFQRLGVRVYGVSHDPASAQCAFVEKLALKGGMLPDPEGRLARAYGVRSLLGFYSRDTVLINPEGRIEQIWRGVNPFRDADQVLDYLRKRLAKAQ, encoded by the coding sequence ATGCTCTCCAGAAAGCCCCTCACCCCCGGCGACCCCGCCCCCCTCCTACAGGCCCGGGACAGCTACGGGAACTTCGTGGACCTCCGGGGAAGCTGGGTCGTCCTTTGGTTCTACCCCAAGGCCCAAAGCCCGGGCTGCACCGCCCAGGCCAAGCGCTACAGCGAGCTCTACCCGGAGTTCCAGCGCCTGGGGGTCCGGGTCTACGGGGTGAGCCACGACCCCGCCTCGGCCCAGTGCGCCTTCGTGGAGAAGCTGGCCCTCAAGGGGGGGATGCTTCCCGACCCCGAGGGCCGCCTGGCCCGGGCCTACGGCGTGCGAAGCCTCCTGGGCTTTTACAGCCGGGACACGGTCCTCATCAACCCCGAAGGCCGCATAGAGCAGATCTGGCGGGGAGTCAACCCCTTCCGGGACGCGGACCAGGTCCTGGACTACCTCCGGAAGCGTCTGGCTAAGGCGCAGTAG
- a CDS encoding NAD(P)/FAD-dependent oxidoreductase yields MPDVVVVGAGIVGAASAFRLAEAGLRVLVLEKEATFAQGSTGRSAAGVRVQFFEPANVLLSYRSILEYREIPEAGYRPIGYLFLVPEGREAVQEEALRVQKALGVPVERLTLEEARARVPFREEGLAFATFGPMDGVIDPHGATAFYLREARRRGAEVRYEEALLEARREGGVWRLWTTRGHLEAPYLLLATGAWTGEVGRRLGLDLPVWPLRRMVFATRPLGFPHAFPLTVDLGTGFYLRSEGPRLLFGRSNPEEAPGFQEGMDWGWLPRVLEAGLARFPFLEEAALDPGASWWGYYEMTPDANPILGFVEEGLLVAAGFSGHGVQQAAMVGRLMAEEVVLGRAQSLDLAPFRLARFREGRFLKERGIV; encoded by the coding sequence ATGCCCGACGTGGTGGTGGTGGGGGCGGGGATCGTGGGGGCGGCCTCGGCCTTTCGGCTTGCCGAGGCGGGGCTTCGGGTCTTGGTCCTGGAGAAGGAGGCCACCTTCGCCCAAGGCTCCACGGGCCGGAGTGCCGCCGGGGTGCGGGTCCAGTTCTTTGAACCCGCCAACGTTCTCCTCTCCTACCGCTCCATCCTGGAGTACCGGGAGATCCCCGAGGCCGGCTACCGGCCCATAGGCTACCTCTTCCTGGTCCCCGAGGGACGGGAGGCGGTCCAGGAGGAGGCCCTGCGGGTGCAGAAGGCCCTGGGGGTGCCCGTGGAGCGGCTCACCCTGGAGGAGGCCCGCGCCCGCGTCCCCTTCCGGGAGGAGGGGCTGGCCTTCGCCACCTTCGGGCCGATGGACGGGGTGATAGACCCCCACGGGGCCACCGCCTTCTACCTGCGGGAGGCGAGGCGGAGGGGGGCCGAGGTGCGCTACGAGGAGGCCCTCCTGGAAGCGCGCCGGGAAGGGGGCGTGTGGCGGCTTTGGACCACCCGGGGCCACCTGGAGGCCCCCTACCTTCTCCTGGCCACCGGGGCCTGGACGGGGGAGGTGGGGAGGCGGCTCGGCCTGGACCTTCCCGTCTGGCCCCTGCGCCGCATGGTCTTCGCCACCCGCCCCCTGGGGTTTCCCCACGCCTTTCCCCTCACCGTGGACCTGGGCACGGGGTTCTACCTGCGCTCCGAGGGGCCGAGGCTCCTTTTCGGCCGGTCCAACCCGGAGGAGGCCCCGGGCTTCCAGGAGGGGATGGACTGGGGCTGGCTTCCCCGGGTCCTCGAGGCGGGCCTCGCCCGCTTTCCCTTCCTGGAGGAGGCGGCTTTGGACCCGGGGGCCAGCTGGTGGGGCTACTACGAGATGACCCCGGACGCCAACCCCATCCTGGGCTTCGTGGAGGAAGGGCTCCTGGTGGCGGCGGGCTTCTCGGGCCACGGGGTGCAGCAGGCGGCCATGGTGGGCCGGCTCATGGCCGAGGAGGTGGTCCTGGGCCGGGCCCAAAGCCTGGACCTCGCCCCCTTCCGCCTCGCCCGCTTCCGGGAGGGGCGGTTTTTGAAGGAGCGGGGCATCGTTTGA